A stretch of the Clostridiales bacterium genome encodes the following:
- the nrdR gene encoding transcriptional regulator NrdR, whose product MKCQFCSCLDSKVIDSRPTDDGNSIRRRRECMNCGRRFTTYEKVEMSPLFVVKRDGRREGFDSQKIKAGILHACDKLPVSMQQIDEIVTRVEQKAYATMEGEIPSEKIGDMVMSELKELNDVAYVRFAAVYRKFTDVGAFMDELKKLVAEKI is encoded by the coding sequence ATGAAATGCCAGTTTTGCAGCTGCCTGGACAGCAAAGTGATTGACTCCCGCCCCACGGACGACGGCAACAGCATCCGCCGCCGCCGGGAATGCATGAACTGCGGACGGCGGTTCACCACCTATGAAAAGGTGGAGATGAGCCCCCTGTTCGTCGTCAAACGGGATGGACGCCGGGAAGGCTTTGACAGCCAGAAGATCAAAGCCGGTATCCTGCATGCCTGCGACAAACTGCCGGTGAGCATGCAGCAGATCGACGAGATTGTGACCCGTGTGGAGCAGAAAGCTTACGCCACCATGGAAGGGGAAATTCCCTCCGAGAAGATCGGCGATATGGTGATGTCGGAGCTGAAGGAACTGAACGACGTCGCCTATGTGCGCTTTGCCGCAGTGTACCGCAAGTTCACCGACGTCGGAGCGTTCATGGATGAACTGAAGAAACTGGTGGCAGAGAAAATCTGA
- the xylB gene encoding xylulokinase: MKYLLGIDLGTSGTKTVLFDQNGKGICSATVEYPMYQPQNGWAEQDPKDWYNAAVSTIRTVLEKSGVDRKDVVSLGISGQMHGLVMLDEKDEVIRPSIIWCDQRTAKECEEITAKVGYDNLIRITANPALPGFTLSKLIWVRNHEPENYAKCKHVLLPKDYVRFMLTGDFATEVSDASGMQMLDVPNRCWSDELLGILDIDKSMLAKVYESCEVTGHISAKAAELTGLSEDTLVVGGAGDNAAAAVGTGVVEDGKAFTTIGTSGVVFAHTDKLAIDPKGRVHTFCCAVPGAWHVMGVTQAAGLSLKWFRDNFCAAEKTTAEAMGVDTYELTNQEAAQSPIGANKLIYAPYLMGERTPHLDSDCRGIFFGLSAMHQRRDLLRAVMEGVTYSLNDCLGVLAGMGVAPETMLACGGGGKSPLWRQMLADVMNCPVATTVNTEGPALGVAILAGVGAGLYGSVQEACRAMIHVNPAQEPIAENVPKYAKVYEVFKKLYTANKELYKDLAELG; this comes from the coding sequence ATGAAATATCTGCTTGGTATTGACCTGGGAACATCCGGTACAAAGACGGTTCTGTTTGACCAGAACGGCAAAGGCATCTGCTCCGCGACGGTGGAATACCCGATGTACCAGCCGCAGAACGGCTGGGCGGAACAGGATCCCAAGGACTGGTACAACGCGGCGGTCAGCACCATCCGCACCGTGCTTGAAAAGAGCGGCGTGGACAGGAAGGATGTTGTTTCCCTGGGCATCAGCGGCCAGATGCACGGCCTGGTCATGCTGGATGAAAAGGATGAGGTGATCCGCCCCTCCATTATCTGGTGCGACCAGCGGACCGCGAAGGAATGCGAAGAGATCACCGCGAAGGTGGGCTATGACAACCTGATCCGCATTACCGCGAACCCCGCGCTGCCGGGATTTACCCTGAGCAAGCTGATCTGGGTGCGCAACCATGAACCGGAAAACTACGCGAAGTGCAAGCATGTGCTGCTGCCGAAGGACTATGTCCGCTTTATGCTGACCGGCGATTTCGCCACCGAGGTTTCCGACGCCAGCGGCATGCAGATGCTGGACGTTCCGAACCGCTGCTGGAGCGATGAACTGCTCGGCATCCTGGATATCGACAAGAGTATGCTGGCCAAGGTTTATGAAAGCTGCGAAGTGACGGGCCATATCTCCGCGAAGGCCGCGGAGCTGACCGGACTGAGCGAAGATACGCTGGTCGTCGGCGGCGCCGGTGACAACGCGGCGGCAGCTGTGGGCACCGGCGTGGTGGAGGACGGAAAAGCCTTTACCACCATCGGAACGAGCGGTGTGGTATTCGCACATACCGACAAGCTGGCGATCGACCCCAAGGGCCGGGTACATACCTTCTGCTGCGCCGTTCCCGGTGCATGGCATGTGATGGGCGTGACCCAGGCGGCTGGCCTGAGCCTGAAGTGGTTCCGCGACAACTTCTGCGCGGCGGAAAAGACCACCGCGGAAGCCATGGGCGTGGACACCTACGAACTGACCAACCAGGAAGCGGCCCAGAGCCCCATCGGCGCGAACAAGCTGATCTACGCGCCCTACCTGATGGGCGAACGGACCCCGCACCTGGACAGCGACTGCCGCGGCATTTTCTTCGGCCTGAGCGCGATGCACCAGCGGCGTGACCTGCTGCGTGCCGTGATGGAAGGCGTGACCTACAGCCTGAACGACTGCCTGGGCGTGCTGGCGGGAATGGGCGTTGCCCCTGAAACCATGCTGGCCTGCGGCGGCGGCGGAAAGAGCCCCCTGTGGCGGCAGATGCTGGCTGACGTGATGAACTGTCCTGTGGCCACGACCGTGAATACCGAAGGCCCGGCGCTGGGCGTTGCCATCCTGGCGGGCGTTGGCGCGGGACTGTACGGCAGCGTGCAGGAAGCCTGCCGGGCGATGATCCATGTGAATCCGGCCCAGGAACCCATTGCGGAAAACGTTCCGAAATATGCCAAGGTTTACGAAGTGTTCAAGAAGCTCTACACCGCCAACAAGGAACTGTACAAAGACCTGGCCGAACTCGGCTGA